In one window of Candidatus Poribacteria bacterium DNA:
- a CDS encoding alpha-ketoglutarate-dependent dioxygenase AlkB, with translation MSSSCVMNLTLTSDRTQKIPIWLASESLTVLSADAKNKWMHGIPARKTDVWDDRKYARQRRVSLSFRRLI, from the coding sequence TTGAGTTCAAGTTGTGTGATGAATCTAACACTTACATCTGATAGGACCCAAAAAATTCCGATCTGGCTTGCGTCTGAGAGTTTGACTGTCCTAAGCGCGGATGCGAAGAATAAATGGATGCACGGGATTCCCGCCAGAAAAACGGATGTGTGGGATGATCGCAAGTATGCACGTCAGCGACGCGTATCGCTCAGTTTTAGAAGATTGATTTAG
- a CDS encoding carbohydrate binding domain-containing protein, whose product MTKSIAISVFLLMLLVGLSTFAGTPQDWGKWKEGELLLENHSFEEDLAAWGLEDGACCGRGGLYTMEIDKKNPQHGKQSLKVIGHKATGTAWHAKVRQKDASMKSGETYTVIFWARSEKPREVQLSLQMQHAPWTFYQGGAINLLGPEWAEYHITFQSKADVERDMWVGLAIAQSDVDFWIDNFRYFEGEPEDDLNRDTPFPVDAKEKLATKWGEVKTERF is encoded by the coding sequence GTGACAAAATCTATTGCTATTAGCGTATTCTTGCTTATGCTGCTTGTAGGTCTGAGCACTTTTGCAGGAACCCCACAAGATTGGGGAAAATGGAAGGAAGGAGAACTCCTCCTTGAAAACCACAGTTTTGAAGAAGATTTAGCGGCTTGGGGTTTAGAGGACGGCGCATGCTGCGGCCGCGGTGGACTCTATACGATGGAAATCGATAAGAAAAATCCGCAACACGGGAAACAATCGCTCAAAGTTATCGGGCATAAAGCAACAGGTACCGCGTGGCATGCGAAGGTTCGGCAAAAGGATGCCTCAATGAAGTCCGGCGAAACGTACACCGTGATTTTTTGGGCGCGTTCTGAAAAGCCGCGCGAGGTACAACTCAGCCTCCAGATGCAACACGCCCCTTGGACCTTCTATCAAGGCGGTGCCATCAATCTATTAGGACCGGAATGGGCGGAGTATCACATCACTTTCCAATCCAAAGCCGATGTTGAAAGAGATATGTGGGTTGGATTAGCGATTGCACAATCGGATGTCGATTTCTGGATTGATAACTTCCGATATTTTGAAGGTGAACCGGAAGATGATCTGAATCGTGATACACCTTTCCCTGTGGATGCGAAAGAAAAATTGGCGACGAAATGGGGCGAGGTCAAGACAGAACGGTTCTAA